Proteins from a genomic interval of Rubinisphaera italica:
- the pyk gene encoding pyruvate kinase — translation MDMIDPHKHQARTKIIATLGPAISSRERLLALVEAGVDVFRLNFAHGDYDWLDNIVTMVREVSVEVGQPIGILGDLSGPKIRLGELPPEGVDCQVGQKYLFVKSPVPFDGTRLTCSYEFLVDDLKSGDTVLLADGTVGMKVVDRAEDVSITCEVDRPGLIRSRQGINLPGATLRTPCLTEKDIEDLKWGLSRRLTFFGLSFVRSADDIVKLRNLVKELAPDYEPQLIAKIEKVEAVRELEAITKVCDGVMVARGDLGVESDIARLPILQKQIIRHCNERRIPVITATQMLDSMEEQPFPTRAEAADVANAVFDGTDAVMLSGETAIGKYPVRAVNMMDNIVRCTEDEVPHRGDVDWKTESKNRALVVTEAVTLGACTVAERLKANMMVLCTKTGRTALAISRQRSAIPLLAITDNRLVANKMCLYWGVIPVESDVVSEDPNSILKFAVEWGKKKGILESGSRIVLISDTDWGAEGHDLMVVHLVR, via the coding sequence ATGGATATGATTGACCCGCACAAGCATCAGGCGCGTACCAAGATTATCGCGACTCTCGGGCCGGCGATCTCCTCCAGGGAAAGGCTGCTGGCCCTGGTTGAAGCGGGAGTCGATGTATTTCGGCTTAACTTTGCACATGGAGATTACGACTGGCTGGACAACATTGTGACAATGGTCCGGGAGGTCTCTGTTGAGGTTGGTCAACCGATCGGTATTCTGGGAGATTTGTCAGGGCCAAAAATCCGCCTGGGGGAGTTACCCCCTGAGGGGGTTGATTGCCAGGTCGGTCAAAAATATCTGTTCGTCAAATCGCCAGTTCCTTTTGATGGAACTCGACTCACTTGCTCCTATGAATTTCTGGTGGATGATTTAAAATCAGGCGATACCGTTCTGCTGGCTGACGGTACCGTCGGAATGAAAGTCGTTGATCGAGCCGAGGATGTCTCCATAACCTGTGAAGTGGATCGTCCTGGCTTAATTCGCTCGCGTCAGGGGATCAATTTGCCGGGGGCGACTCTGCGAACCCCCTGCCTGACCGAAAAAGACATCGAGGATTTAAAATGGGGCCTTTCAAGACGATTGACATTTTTTGGGCTGAGCTTTGTTCGCAGTGCTGATGATATCGTCAAACTACGAAATCTTGTCAAAGAGTTGGCTCCCGATTATGAACCTCAATTGATTGCTAAAATTGAAAAGGTGGAAGCGGTTCGGGAGCTCGAAGCGATTACAAAAGTTTGTGATGGCGTGATGGTGGCTCGCGGGGACCTGGGGGTCGAATCGGATATTGCTCGCTTACCGATTTTACAAAAGCAGATTATCCGTCACTGCAACGAACGTCGTATTCCGGTCATCACGGCAACTCAAATGCTCGACAGCATGGAAGAGCAGCCGTTCCCAACACGAGCAGAGGCTGCCGATGTCGCCAATGCCGTTTTTGATGGAACCGATGCTGTCATGCTTTCCGGCGAAACAGCGATTGGAAAATATCCGGTTCGAGCAGTGAACATGATGGATAATATTGTTCGCTGTACCGAAGACGAAGTTCCCCATCGTGGGGATGTCGACTGGAAAACGGAATCAAAAAATCGAGCATTGGTTGTGACTGAAGCCGTGACCTTGGGAGCCTGCACCGTTGCCGAACGCTTGAAGGCAAATATGATGGTGCTGTGTACGAAAACTGGTCGGACTGCTCTGGCGATTTCGCGTCAACGGAGTGCGATCCCCTTGCTGGCGATCACCGATAATCGTCTGGTCGCCAATAAAATGTGTCTCTACTGGGGTGTAATTCCAGTGGAAAGTGATGTCGTCAGTGAAGATCCGAATTCGATCTTGAAATTTGCAGTCGAATGGGGAAAAAAGAAGGGAATCCTGGAATCAGGAAGTCGGATTGTTCTGATCTCCGATACCGACTGGGGAGCAGAAGGTCACGATTTAATGGTCGTTCATCTGGTTCGATAA
- a CDS encoding serine/threonine protein kinase: MTSENQEKRLKKEEVNKQTEMLGASESSHEEAQVDLSNKTLGEFRLIRRLGKGGMANVYLAEQTALNRHVAIKVMKNDLVSDATYLDRFKTEAMAAANLNHINIVQVYTIGEADGYNYIAQEYVQGVNLREFIAKNGPPELSVSLHLMKQIASALQKAGEVGIVHRDIKPENIMISRKGIVKIADFGLAQLTLSGERMNLTQEGVTMGTPLYMSPEQVKGNKVDHRSDIYSLGVTCYHMLAGRPPFRGQTAIAIAMKHVNSQPAPLSKRRPDLPVPVCDMIHKMMAKKVTDRYQDAGEILIDLRKISRSLQGDKDEVSLSAFDSNTGAQTSSRAIQPSPKMKPISWSRYLVFGILFLAAGGTLGWLSRPRLNTNPQLNAIERNSPREQFADAMLIGNSEDAWKYLRVKFPTSQERWRAEERLAIQYMNQGRLEEARRIFETFIEQASDDKFNLVPVGFAGRAVIAALEKNYQASDQILADNAQRLSQKLNGPMKPLVRETILQNEQHLENPRMTLSKMFPEETTEG; encoded by the coding sequence ATGACGTCAGAAAATCAAGAGAAACGCCTGAAAAAAGAAGAGGTCAACAAGCAAACCGAAATGCTGGGGGCATCTGAGTCGTCCCACGAAGAGGCGCAAGTCGATCTCTCGAATAAGACGCTGGGGGAATTTCGCCTGATTCGGCGGCTGGGCAAAGGGGGCATGGCAAATGTCTATCTGGCCGAACAGACCGCACTCAATAGGCACGTCGCCATAAAAGTGATGAAAAACGATCTCGTTTCCGATGCCACTTATCTCGATCGATTCAAAACCGAAGCGATGGCCGCTGCCAATCTGAATCATATTAATATCGTGCAGGTCTACACCATTGGGGAAGCTGACGGGTACAATTACATCGCTCAGGAATATGTTCAGGGAGTGAACCTCCGCGAATTCATTGCTAAGAATGGCCCGCCGGAGCTATCCGTTTCGTTGCATCTGATGAAACAAATTGCCTCTGCCCTGCAGAAAGCGGGGGAAGTTGGAATCGTTCATCGAGATATCAAACCTGAAAATATCATGATTAGCCGCAAGGGAATTGTGAAAATTGCTGATTTTGGATTGGCTCAACTGACCCTGAGCGGCGAACGGATGAACCTCACACAGGAAGGTGTCACCATGGGGACACCATTATACATGAGTCCTGAACAAGTGAAGGGAAACAAGGTCGATCATCGCAGCGATATCTATTCTCTGGGAGTGACCTGCTACCACATGCTCGCCGGTCGACCACCATTTCGTGGACAAACGGCAATTGCGATCGCCATGAAGCATGTCAATTCGCAACCGGCTCCCTTATCGAAACGCCGTCCGGATCTTCCGGTCCCTGTCTGCGATATGATTCATAAAATGATGGCAAAAAAAGTAACTGATCGTTACCAGGATGCCGGAGAAATTCTGATCGATCTACGAAAAATTTCTCGCAGTCTGCAGGGAGATAAAGACGAAGTCAGTCTGTCAGCGTTCGATTCGAATACAGGAGCTCAAACCTCATCCCGTGCAATACAACCTTCCCCAAAGATGAAACCGATTTCCTGGTCACGGTATCTTGTTTTTGGGATTCTCTTTCTAGCAGCTGGGGGGACCCTCGGCTGGTTGTCCCGACCGAGGCTCAACACGAATCCTCAATTGAACGCGATTGAGCGCAACTCTCCCCGCGAGCAATTTGCCGATGCCATGTTGATTGGAAACAGTGAAGATGCCTGGAAATATCTCCGGGTCAAATTTCCAACCTCACAGGAACGCTGGCGTGCAGAAGAACGACTGGCGATTCAGTATATGAATCAGGGACGCCTCGAAGAGGCTCGTCGAATTTTTGAGACCTTCATCGAACAGGCCTCAGACGATAAATTTAATCTTGTGCCCGTTGGCTTTGCAGGCCGAGCCGTCATCGCCGCTCTCGAAAAAAATTATCAGGCTTCCGATCAAATCCTGGCTGACAATGCTCAACGCTTATCCCAAAAACTGAATGGTCCTATGAAACCGCTCGTGCGGGAAACAATCCTGCAAAACGAACAGCATCTTGAAAATCCCCGCATGACACTTTCCAAGATGTTCCCCGAAGAAACCACTGAAGGGTAA
- the dusB gene encoding tRNA dihydrouridine synthase DusB, with protein sequence MSLSTDISEPVFADGRYHYPQPTAMPPISFGSLKLPTRFCLSPLAKYTNLSFRRVVRECGGLGMGTCDLVNARALLAGSHKSMALIRTCPEDTPFAVQIFGSEPKYMRDAVQYLESLPGIDAIDINMGCPVDHVTNNGAGARMMCSLQQTVSLVQTIVEAVSLPVTVKMRLGWDETQLTAPKFAREFEQVGIKAVAIHGRTRAQGFKGSVDLSGIRRVVEAVESIPVIGNGDIRSIPDAARMFERTGCTAISVGRGALANPWIFHQLQQWEECGSYDPPGNFNQRLDLVLQQFGYLEELDGPESALIAYRRTVHWYLKAMRVPAKLREGVQKSKTRSEFLAAMDAVREQGPIEGSRTGILPELQVPVPAGPVERW encoded by the coding sequence ATGTCCCTTTCGACAGACATTTCTGAACCGGTCTTCGCTGATGGCCGGTATCATTATCCTCAACCGACAGCAATGCCACCAATCTCGTTTGGAAGTCTCAAACTTCCGACCCGATTCTGTCTTTCTCCGCTGGCAAAGTACACGAATTTATCGTTTCGAAGAGTCGTGCGAGAATGTGGCGGGCTGGGAATGGGAACGTGCGACCTGGTCAATGCTCGGGCGTTACTGGCGGGAAGTCATAAGTCGATGGCGCTGATCCGCACCTGTCCCGAGGATACTCCATTTGCCGTGCAGATTTTTGGCAGTGAGCCGAAGTATATGCGGGATGCCGTGCAGTATCTGGAAAGTTTGCCCGGAATCGATGCCATTGATATCAATATGGGATGCCCGGTCGATCATGTGACTAACAATGGAGCCGGGGCTCGGATGATGTGTTCTCTGCAGCAAACGGTCTCTCTGGTGCAGACCATTGTGGAAGCGGTCTCTTTACCAGTCACCGTCAAAATGCGACTTGGTTGGGATGAAACCCAACTGACGGCTCCCAAATTCGCTCGGGAATTTGAACAGGTCGGTATCAAAGCGGTTGCGATTCACGGTCGGACCCGAGCACAGGGATTTAAGGGCTCTGTCGATTTGAGTGGGATTCGCCGGGTGGTCGAAGCCGTTGAATCGATTCCCGTCATTGGCAATGGCGATATTCGTTCCATCCCCGATGCCGCGCGCATGTTTGAACGAACTGGCTGCACGGCGATCAGCGTTGGTCGCGGAGCGTTGGCTAATCCCTGGATCTTTCATCAGTTGCAGCAATGGGAGGAGTGCGGCAGTTATGACCCGCCGGGAAATTTCAATCAACGACTTGATCTTGTCTTGCAGCAGTTCGGCTATCTCGAAGAATTAGATGGCCCCGAGAGTGCTTTAATCGCTTACCGTCGAACAGTTCACTGGTATCTGAAAGCGATGCGCGTCCCTGCGAAATTACGGGAAGGGGTTCAGAAATCAAAAACCCGCAGCGAATTTCTTGCAGCGATGGACGCAGTTCGAGAACAGGGGCCGATTGAAGGATCCCGAACGGGAATTCTCCCAGAACTGCAAGTCCCTGTCCCTGCAGGGCCGGTTGAACGCTGGTAA
- a CDS encoding SDR family NAD(P)-dependent oxidoreductase: MSHSIFITGVSSGLGYGLAEYYLQQGDKVLGCSRRTPEELTQYENFQFTSCDVSKFDTLPEKLDQLFSGVETCELAILNAGILSPFGDLQETSIEDCQNVMDVNLWSNKIILDWLLPRYPAIKQVVTISSGAAVNGNRGWNAYSISKSALNMLTKLYAQEAPQTHFLAIAPGLIATHMQDVLCGLDEDDRFPTLDSLRSRRGTDQMPTAEQLAPKIVAVIENAPAHADSGDFIDIRKIDW, encoded by the coding sequence TTGTCACATTCAATATTTATTACTGGTGTCAGTTCCGGGCTGGGTTATGGTCTGGCGGAATATTATCTTCAACAGGGAGACAAAGTCCTCGGCTGCAGTCGGCGGACACCTGAGGAACTGACACAGTACGAAAACTTTCAGTTCACTTCCTGTGATGTTTCGAAATTCGACACACTTCCTGAAAAGCTCGATCAGTTGTTCTCAGGAGTGGAGACGTGTGAACTTGCCATCCTGAACGCGGGCATCCTCAGCCCATTTGGCGATCTTCAGGAGACGTCCATCGAGGATTGCCAGAATGTGATGGATGTGAACCTGTGGTCGAACAAGATCATTCTGGACTGGCTGCTGCCGCGATATCCCGCAATTAAACAAGTCGTCACGATCTCATCAGGAGCAGCCGTGAATGGAAATCGGGGTTGGAATGCCTACTCGATTTCCAAATCAGCACTCAATATGCTGACCAAACTTTACGCTCAGGAAGCTCCCCAAACTCACTTTCTGGCCATTGCACCGGGGCTGATTGCAACGCACATGCAAGATGTTCTTTGTGGCCTGGATGAAGACGATCGCTTCCCGACACTCGATTCTCTCAGAAGCCGGCGGGGAACCGACCAAATGCCAACAGCCGAGCAACTCGCACCGAAAATTGTCGCTGTCATTGAGAATGCACCTGCTCATGCAGATTCTGGAGATTTCATCGACATCCGCAAAATCGACTGGTGA